The following are encoded in a window of Amphibacillus xylanus NBRC 15112 genomic DNA:
- a CDS encoding IS110 family RNA-guided transposase: MRCVIAFDVSRKSSTMAAYNEQGNCEFEGRLIHSKTGFSNLSKIIKDLSEKNNYTLEFVFEATGVYSAALERFLRENNLVYYSLNPLLAHLNTQSLRRNKTDISDAHQLAKNHFKNDYFQTYREDSYYEQMRTMSRRYDEIMKEKIQYKNRLHASLQLSFPDFDTAFINKSKLYYNLVQVFPHPNLILKRSKTVIKNRIKKCTKKNYSLKKLEERAILLIEIAKDSFPAVDETDYSCELVRDYAKKILEMEEEQDEIIQRMTEMSKDRKEYRILRSFPGIKDKLACRIIAELGDLTRFKNNKQLNAYAGIDIVRYQSGNMEYKDRINKRGNSRLRGILYFMIVSMLSAKGKQINHLVDYYYKLKKQPYNKHHKVAVVACMNKFLKVTFHLIQNDLLYDYEKASSQQ; the protein is encoded by the coding sequence ATGAGATGCGTTATTGCTTTCGACGTTAGTCGAAAGAGTAGTACCATGGCCGCTTACAACGAGCAAGGTAACTGTGAATTTGAAGGGAGGTTAATTCATTCAAAAACGGGATTCTCTAATTTAAGTAAAATCATTAAAGATCTAAGTGAAAAGAATAATTATACCTTAGAATTTGTTTTTGAAGCGACTGGAGTATATTCGGCTGCTTTAGAACGATTCTTACGAGAGAATAATCTCGTTTATTATTCTTTAAATCCTTTATTAGCACACCTTAACACCCAATCTCTAAGAAGAAACAAAACAGATATAAGTGATGCGCATCAACTGGCTAAGAATCATTTTAAAAACGATTATTTCCAAACTTATCGCGAAGATTCTTATTACGAACAGATGCGTACAATGTCACGTCGCTATGATGAGATTATGAAAGAGAAGATTCAGTACAAAAATCGACTACATGCATCATTACAATTATCTTTCCCAGACTTTGATACGGCTTTTATTAACAAATCAAAACTTTATTATAATCTTGTACAAGTATTCCCTCACCCAAACTTGATATTAAAACGATCTAAAACAGTTATTAAAAATCGTATTAAAAAATGCACTAAGAAAAACTATTCATTAAAAAAGTTAGAGGAAAGAGCAATTTTATTGATTGAAATCGCAAAGGATTCATTTCCAGCAGTTGATGAAACAGACTATTCTTGTGAGTTAGTAAGGGATTATGCCAAGAAAATATTAGAGATGGAGGAAGAGCAAGATGAAATCATTCAAAGAATGACAGAAATGTCAAAAGACCGTAAAGAATACAGGATCCTTCGGTCATTTCCCGGAATAAAAGATAAATTAGCCTGTAGAATCATAGCTGAACTAGGGGATTTAACACGTTTTAAAAATAATAAACAACTAAATGCATACGCCGGTATAGATATCGTAAGATATCAGTCTGGAAATATGGAGTATAAAGATCGTATAAATAAACGAGGTAATAGTAGACTGCGTGGTATTTTGTATTTTATGATTGTCTCAATGCTTTCTGCTAAAGGAAAACAAATAAATCATTTAGTTGATTATTATTATAAATTAAAAAAACAACCCTATAATAAGCATCATAAGGTTGCAGTAGTCGCTTGTATGAATAAATTCTTGAAAGTCACATTTCATCTTATTCAAAACGACCTATTGTATGATTATGAGAAAGCTTCAAGCCAACAATAA